cacaataatactatgaccaaaagtgaatgtttaaaaaaatgactaaaagtggattgccacCTATAAACTAGGACCAAAAACGAAattaactttatatatttattatcttcttgacacattaatttttatttttaattttttttttataaaaagcaccttatctttcttcccaaaaggttgaatccccagcCCAAGGGCTCCCACGTCCCGACTTGACAGAATATTTTGGAAAATGTAAATTATGATAACTCAACTAAACACAGAAGCTAGACCCTACACACAAAAAGTCCCATCAcaactttgagaggttgcttccACACCATTGTTGGTGAAACTCGGTCCTtggtctttcttcccaaacttcacccatgtgacCAATTGAGTTGTTCATGCAGGACAATAGAAAAAACCTTAACTCATACCAAAATAAATACAACCATACACACGGAATATATACAAAGTGTAATTCTAATGGGAAATTGCTGTTATTAATGATAAATATGAATGTAATTATAATGGAATTGTGATATTATTTAAGGTAAAatgattgttactaatgataaatattataatacctACAATACTTATAACTAcaattgtgatacttacaaagtataattgtattatttatatgtagaaTGCTACGTTTGGAAGAAATTGTTATacttattatagaaaatttaatagcaatttgaattaaaaaaataaagcattACTTATtatagatattgtaatacttatatgtgaaattgtgatactatttagagtaaaattaattgttactaatgataaatattgtaatacttatgaaacTGAAGTTGTGATGCCTACACACCTAGTTATCTACAACCCGACTTGTTTTACGGACAAAGATCAATGAGATAGTTCTACATAAATTTTTGCCTATATAAAAATATGAGTataatctttctttcttcttcttcttcttcttcttcttctttttttttttttaatttaaatttttagttatcTCACCTTCTAAACTTTACCTTCTTACATTGTTCTCTGTAATATATTTATTCGATTCTTTTTATATTCGATtaataaatagtttttttttaaatgttgggTATTATGAGGTAaaacagagagagagatagTACTAACATAAAATTGTTACTCtcaaatttacaaaattaagagatagaaaaatataattattgaagtGGTCAGAGTGGCTGACTGGTTGCGAAGAAATAGAAATATATGATGGTCAAACCGCGGGGTAAGACTTGGAAAAGTTCATCGGATTCCACATTCATGTTTCAACATTCAACTGCGCTAGTCAAGGTTTTAGGCATTTTCCTATGAGTTGCCAGTTCTGAGGTACAAATTGCTTCAATAAATAACACTTAGATCTTTGATTAACGAGAAAGTTTATCATCgttatttgaaagtatacattgaataaaatatatttggtatcTTAACTAGTAAAGAAAATTAGCCTATATTGTTTATAACTGACTAATTCAATCAAGAAAGTCAGTAAACAACTTCACATAGAGAGTTAAACTTGGAACATTTTTGTTATCTATCTAAGTATCCGATCAACTCTGCTGGGGTTATCTTCACTTGGCCCAATATAATTTAAGCCAAACTTTGTATCAAATAATTTAGAGAAAAGAGTCAAATATGCCATTGAATTTTATACGAAAAGCAATTAAGtcaataaactttaaaaagttgcaattaaacacattgaccctgtttggtaaatgactgttagttAATTGGGttagctgtttgggttagaaggtatgatttgttgataacattagttaattgtagaaagttggttggtaaattagctgttagctgatagctgtttggtataatttcttttctcaaaaagctaattaaaaagactactttgagtagctttttcaattttagtattttggagttataaaatgttattaaccaaacaactaatagtggtcaaataagccttattaatttatcatttttgtgCATCTAGTCCCAATAGTGGGTCATCCACTAGTAATAACTGGTAATTAGGGTTCTAGCGTCGACCAACTGTTCTCCTTTGCATCATTGAATTAGGGTTCTAGCGTCGACCAATGACTGTTGGATGACTGTTCTCCTTTGCATCATTGAAGAAGGTGACTGGCTGGTCGAGAAAGGTtgtaaggtttataaagttcaaaggcctatttaattatttcttaataaaaaattttgtaatatggGTGAAATATGTGTTACACTTGTATCAAGCTATTGAAgcacctccactgaggctcgaacccaccacctcccgtataaagggaagggtttgataccaCTGAACTACAAGGTCCTTTAATAGGCTAACTTCACAATGCTGTGAATGCATGAATTATAGTTATATAAAATTCGCATTAGTTGGTAAAATAAAGTAGTGAAGATATGCTGTCCAcgtaatattatttaaaaaatacacaaacttaaaaaatatataaaaatttccGTACTTgctttttatttaaattgttccccttaaaaaaatacacaaactTAAAAAGAACTTTCCGTACATAGAAAACAAGTTGCATGCTATATATTTCTTTGCAGactttctttaaaaaatgtatatggtttattttatttgtttcgtgttttttattttctaggGTGCTAAGAAAAAATTTACTCAAGGATGTACATTAGGTAAATATCGTTTTGCGATCCTAAAATAAAAACGACTGCAAAGAAGTAAATTAGTCTAGACTATGCATAGATGGTCAGTTCAACTGTTCAAGCTAGGGGTGAAAATAGGCCAAACCaagctttagaaaattaggcatGGATCtgttacaaaaatttaatttgaagtcagtagcatttaaaaaaaaaaaattaatttgaaagtaGATTATCAATTTTTGCCATATCATtaagtaaaatttgaaagtccaTATAATACAACTCAGTTTCCAAAGACAAGAAAGCGTGTGGCGGAACGGGGTAAAAGGGTTCATGGGAGTTGAAATTAAGTCATGTATAAGTATAACTATGAATTAATTTGAACTGTGAACTTAATAACTATGGATAACTATGAATTAATAATGGTTCATTAACAACATATCTGGTAAAGgggaattataaatttttgtcatttaatttttaaaagcaAAGAATTTCACATTTTAGTAACTCCGATCCACAGAATTGAAATTTCTCAATTTTAAGGAAATTTGAATCCTTCCTTTCACAAAGAATTGCAAATTTCATAATACCTGGAAAGAAAAAAGTGTGTTATGAGAAACAAATTATCCCTCGTTAATAAGCATATATCATCCATTACTAAGTTACTATGATCAATGTTTAATATCAACATTCTGAGTATTTATAAGGAGGGAAGAGTTCAGGTGCGGGTAGTATATTTTCCCGTCCCGCAGTCGTGCGGTACTCACCTTAAGCGTTAAaacggcgcaccttaagtacacaaaccacacactttaagttaagaacacaaaccacgcacttaaagattgtgtttggttcgcacatgggcatcaaatacttggtaagggtaatgggttttagtaaaagtatcttgcatgtttggtaatagggtggaatgagaatgattattaatagttggggaagaaatgaagaagggaagtaaaacccttattttattagggtatgggcttttcaattaatggggtattccatacCCATAGTAGTCTtttaaaaacctatcaaccaaacaataacaatcactttgatacccataccttatgcctaaacccaccatcCAAACACATACAcccaaagtttttaaatggtgcaccttaagttgaGAACACACCTGCTGCACAcaacaaattataccgtgcaccacggtcacgtacctaaacgacgtcgttttgagcattgtaaattaatcgtccgttttttttggaaatcacgtttcccatttcggccggtctctgtatttatgttaatattctgtgtatttcaagcaatcattatgtgtattctaggcaaccgttctgtgtattctaggcaattgttatgtgtattcatgttaataacacatgttgtgatgtgtttgtgcatttgaatgtttaggaggatgagttctgtgtattttgtgtcaatattctgtgtattcatgttattaacacaggttgtgatgtgtttgtgcattcgaatgttaggaggatgagttctgtgtattttgtgtcaatattctgtgtattctgggcaaatattctgtgtattttaggcaaacgttctgtgtattctaggcaaacgttctaattatgtgtattatatataatgaattccctgtagtcattcgcgtccgcgtccactaataTCTGTgcattctgggcaaacattctgtgtattctgggcaaacattctgtgtattctagacaaacgttatgtgtattctagataatgattatgtgtttcatagataatgaattccctggagtcattcgcgtccgcgtccactaacaccgaaacgacgtcgttttacgtacgtggtgcacattgctatgtgcactgtggtgcagggtataacgattggctGCTTGCCCAGGGCCATTGCACAGgacccccaatttttgggggccccatgcgttatatgtgtatatagtattatatatactttttttttttaatttcatttttatttataattgggccctaagtttgtaataataataaaattatatacatatattatatgagattatggaaaaattattatatagaatatgaatataaggtacatttttaatgtactaaaagtacattatttgtgtactgaatgtacagtatttaatagtatataaaataatgtacttttagtattcaaataatatacttttagtatattaaaaatgtaccttatatttatggtccacacagttgtgcgGACCATGATCGATGTAATAATGATTAGAGATTATGATGTGGCTAGATTAATATTGCAGTAATCACGCACTCACGTAGGAACGAAGCATAAGCATAATCTTCTATTACTATGATAttctgataattttttttaggattttgtaattatgttttctaaaaaatattcatctgggtttgagaagcgtaaaaagaagaagaagaattgagcAATTAACTCAATCACAAAAGCGAGTTCttgaaaaaattcattacaaaagaaCATCAAATACATGAGCAAAAGGATGATGCCAATGAAAATCTGTTAGATGTTAATAATCTTCATAAAGAAGATCAAGGTGATTGCGAGacttgaaaaattttaaaggataGTGTGCACAACAATGATAAGTATCATTGTGACAATGAAAATGATATAAGAATGTTGATGGTTGTTTAGATGATGGTGACCACAATAATAAACCAAATGATTCGTTAAATCAAATGATTCgtttttatttgaaatatatgATTTAAGAAATTAGGATGTCATTGATTCTAGATTAATAAATATTCTTGTGAAAGGGGCCCAAATTCAAATGTCCCACATGACCCctatttttattggaacggccctgccTGCACACCTTAAGTAAACAAACCCCGCATCTTAAATACACAACACAGTGCGTACCTTAAGTAagcaaatcacgcaccttaaatacacaagctacgcaccttaagaacacgaacataaggttttaaaataacgcacttaagtttcaacaactcacgcaccttaacaACGCATGagaaaccatgcaccttaagctttaggttagattcacttattttaaatttcaacactcatgcaccttaagaaaaaaCAATTACCCACCTAAAATCACCCTATAATCGCACAAGAAACACCTGCCCCATGAGagctgaattatatatatatatatatatatatagttatgacTCGTCTCACAAATGAGGATCGCTCCAACTGCTATAACAAACAGGGAACGCAGACTATCGTCAGCGTTGCGCACGTAAGATATATGCGAACTGCACGATATTATTATACTCCAAGTTTCTGCATAGGCATTTGCTTGGATCCACGTCAGCTTCGTGGGGAAGGGCAGAAATTGGCAATGGAAGCTTCccttccttctctctctctcagccTCCATTATTATAAATGGCCACCTCTCTCCTATGCTTTCGCTCTCTCCTTTCTTCCCCTTCCGCGTCCCAATACATACCTACCAAatattcttctctctctctctctctctctctctctatatatatatatatatatatacacgcacgCGTGCATATATACAGTTTCCATTTCCATATTGCAACTTGCAAGCTCCTTCTTCTAGGGTCCGGTGCTGTTTCTTCTTCATCGAAGGTGTGCTGTCAATAACCTGTCCTCCTTTTCGTTTACTCTTCACCTTCTGGTCTTTGTACTGTTCCCACTTGtctggtttttgtttttgttttttttggttaaattttatttgcatAATTGGATCCGATTTTGATCTTCCGTGACCCGTGGATTCCGCCCGTGATTTTTGTGGCGGAGCCGCCATTGTTATTTCTTTgcgtttttgaatttttttttctaatgctACAGTTTTTATCTCCCACTGTTcgattataaaaatattttattattttttaatttgtctcCTGGGTTTTGGTTTTCTTCTTTCTGTTGATGGAAGTTAATGCGACGGGTACATGTATTTAATGTTTTGGCTTTTAGAATAGGCGTAGTATACTTTCCGCGTCGGTCCGCCATAAATTTTCTGTGCTGGATTTCAGTTTGATGGTCCATATTGTGGGCTCACATGTACAGTTTACTATCATATTCATTCGCCATAGGTGATTATACTGTCTCTgtaaattgtttgtttttttcttttctgtaaGTGGCTTTGTCATCTACTGGTAATTTGCTGTGCATTTCTCTAGTTTTGGTCAATTATTATGGATTGAGTATTTGAGTACGCGAATTTTGTCATCTACGGAGTATTTGTTGATTCATGGTGCACAGAGATATGCACTGATTATGAAATGATGAAGTGTTTGGTTTTAGTTATCAACACTGTTATTTTCCTTTCCTGGGGTTAAATTTTCAACAGAAGTGATCTACTTTGGTAGTTTTCTTTCCCAAATTGGTCACTTCtatatattattgaacatttgcGAAGAACTGATGCACTTAATATCTGCTTAAACAAACCATTAAGAGCTGTGCAGAAGTTCTGATCTGATCTATAAGTTTACATTTTCTccttaagtttttattttattttaattttcactaGGTTCTGTACAGACTGTTGTTATGGATGTTGACAGTTTACTTCTGCCTTAGAGTGGTAGATGAAGGGGTAGTTCAGTGGCATCATGTTGAGTAGGTTTTgggcttatatattatatataatgttagaTAAAGGATCTCCAGGCTATCCCTCTCCTGttgttttccaatttcttgtgTTTCTTTAGGTGCCCAAGGCTTATACTACAGaccattattgttgttattttgaAGAACTAATCAACTGCACATTATTTGCTGAAGTTTTAGTTGTCACTATTAACAGTTCACACAACTCAAGCAATTAATTGGAATTCAATAATTGTATCTGACCAGCTCTTTCTTACATGATGCAGTTGATTTCTACATAACTGTTTTAAAAGAGTTGCGGTGAGCACGGGAAGAAGATGTAAGTAAGATTTACTCATGAATTTCCAGATACAAATAACGTATATCTTATATGGAGTGCTTCTTTTGTATCTGACCAGCTCTTTCTTACATGATGCAGTTGATTTCTGCTTGGACTGCTTTCTCCAGTAGTGGTAAAGATACCCATAAAAGGTGGTCTCAAAAGTGTGAAGATTTGAGAGAGGAACTGCTCTGCATCAGCTAAAATATTTGTTGAGGTCAATTAAGTTCGGTGTTGTGGACTGGTTGATAGTTTTGGTTGAAATGGACTTGAATTCAAAGCTTACATCGCCCGTTCTGGCTGATACGGCCCCTGTAAGCGCCTCGAGGCTAGGCATAAAATCTTTGGTGCCATATTCTCCAGCTGGTACAACTTTCTCTCCCGCACTCTTTCTTACACTCCCAAGGAAGAAGTCCGGGAAACTCGATGACTTGCGGACATCAAACACTTGGTTGGATGCTATGAAATCATCCTCTCCTACTcacaataaaagaaataaagattctGGTGCTGATCAAACATCAACTGAGAACGATGTTGCCTACCAGAATTGGATGGTAATTCTTCTGGTTCCATGTCAATGCTCTTCCTTAATCATATCTTTTTGGATATGCAAATTTGCAAGGTAAATCTTCTAATGGTCTTTTTGGTTTGACAGCTCAAGTACCCCTCCGCACTTACATCGTTTGAGCAAATAAAAAAGTCTGCTAAAGGAAAGAGAGTAGTATTATTTCTGGATTATGATGGAACTTTATCACCAATTGTTGACGATCCAGATCGTGCCTTCATGTCAAATGCGGTAAATAGTTTACCTTGTTgaagaaattacaattttttgacCAAAACATCCTTTTCCAACTTTTGAATTCATTTTGATACAAGTGACTTATTTCCAGATGTGTGCTGCTGTAAAAAATGCTGCAAAATGTTTTCCAACCGCTATTATTAGCGGGAGAAGCCGTGATAAGGTAGCTTGTGTTTTACATTGCAGCAAATATGTCACAAGAGAATTCCGACTCTTTTCTAACTTCCATACATTGTTCTATACTCTCATTTTTGTAGGTATACGATTTTGTAGGACTAACAGAGCTTTATTATGCCGGTAGTCATGGGATGGATATTATGACTCCCATTCTGTCAGATCCCAATGACTCTAAGTACACTAGGGCAACTGACAAGCAGGTAAAGATTGATCTTGATTTAGAAATGTCATCTCCAATTTCATTGTATGTCATGAATTTATTAATGTggattgataaaaaaaatttgtgaacaCAGGGCAAGGAAGTTAACTTATTCCAGCCTGCGAGAGAGTTTTTACCTATGATTGATGAGGTGAGTAAGCGTCTTTCCCAATTAAAAACATTGTGCATCCATGAATACATGTGACTTTTCTATTAAGCATGTACTATTTTTCTTGCCATCAGGTTTTTAGATCACTTGTCGAGACTACAAAAGATATTGCTGGAGCGAAAGTTGAGAACAACAGATTCTGTGTTTCTGTACACTATCGAAATGTGGACGAGAAGGTATTTTGTAATGTGAATTTTGTAAATAGGACTCCAAATAATGATTGTGTTCCCACATCTGATTAATGGAAAACCTTTGTTGGTTGTGCTATTTACAGAGTTGGGATACAGTAGGGGAATTGGTTACTGAGCTGTTAAAACAGTACCCTCGTCTGCAATTGAAACATGGTCGAAAGGTAAGATTACATATCCCAAACATTAATTTCTGTGTTTAAGCCATCTATTCTCCTCTTCCTTCTAACGCAACAGTATTCGTTTTCTGAAGGTTTTAGAAGTCCGGCCAGTGCTCGACTGGGACAAGGGGAAAGCTGTTGAGTTCTTACTCGAATCACTTGGTAAGACAAAGATTAA
This portion of the Ipomoea triloba cultivar NCNSP0323 chromosome 5, ASM357664v1 genome encodes:
- the LOC116021047 gene encoding trehalose-phosphate phosphatase A-like isoform X1; its protein translation is MDLNSKLTSPVLADTAPVSASRLGIKSLVPYSPAGTTFSPALFLTLPRKKSGKLDDLRTSNTWLDAMKSSSPTHNKRNKDSGADQTSTENDVAYQNWMLKYPSALTSFEQIKKSAKGKRVVLFLDYDGTLSPIVDDPDRAFMSNAMCAAVKNAAKCFPTAIISGRSRDKVYDFVGLTELYYAGSHGMDIMTPILSDPNDSKYTRATDKQGKEVNLFQPAREFLPMIDEVFRSLVETTKDIAGAKVENNRFCVSVHYRNVDEKSWDTVGELVTELLKQYPRLQLKHGRKVLEVRPVLDWDKGKAVEFLLESLGFSGSEDVLPIYVGDDRTDEDAFKVLREQNRGFGILVSPAPRESNAFYSLRDPSEVMEFLRWLVTWKRSSSTPV
- the LOC116021047 gene encoding trehalose-phosphate phosphatase A-like isoform X3; the protein is MDLNSKLTSPVLADTAPVSASRLGIKSLVPYSPAGTTFSPALFLTLPRKKSGKLDDLRTSNTWLDAMKSSSPTHNKRNKDSGADQTSTENDVAYQNWMLKYPSALTSFEQIKKSAKGKRVVLFLDYDGTLSPIVDDPDRAFMSNAMCAAVKNAAKCFPTAIISGRSRDKVYDFVGLTELYYAGSHGMDIMTPILSDPNDSKYTRATDKQGKEVNLFQPAREFLPMIDEVFRSLVETTKDIAGAKVENNRFCVSVHYRNVDEKSWDTVGELVTELLKQYPRLQLKHGRKKSGQCSTGTRGKLLSSYSNHLGLVVVRMFSPYTLEMTVQMKMHSRS
- the LOC116021047 gene encoding trehalose-phosphate phosphatase A-like isoform X2 codes for the protein MDLNSKLTSPVLADTAPVSASRLGIKSLVPYSPAGTTFSPALFLTLPRKKSGKLDDLRTSNTWLDAMKSSSPTHNKRNKDSGADQTSTENDVAYQNWMLKYPSALTSFEQIKKSAKGKRVVLFLDYDGTLSPIVDDPDRAFMSNAMCAAVKNAAKCFPTAIISGRSRDKVYDFVGLTELYYAGSHGMDIMTPILSDPNDSKYTRATDKQGKEVNLFQPAREFLPMIDEVFRSLVETTKDIAGAKVENNRFCVSVHYRNVDEKSWDTVGELVTELLKQYPRLQLKHGRKVLEVRPVLDWDKGKAVEFLLESLGFSGSEDVLPIYVGDDRTDEDAFKVLREQNRGFGILVSPAPRESNAFYSLRDPSEVH